A window of Thermodesulfovibrionales bacterium genomic DNA:
CGCAGAGCCCTGGAGCGAGAATATGAGGGAAGAGATCGAGAAGAAGCTCGGCATAAAGGCGATCGATATGTACGGGCTGAGCGAGGTCATGGGCCCCGGTGTTGCCAGCGAATGCATCGAGGAGAAGAGGGGGCTCCATGTTTTTGAGGATGTCTTTATTCCTGAGATAATCGATCCTGAAACAGGAGAGCCCCTTCCGCCAGGAACACCGGGAGAGCTTGTCTTCACAACGATAACGAAAGAGGCCTTCCCCGTGATACGGTACCGGACAAAGGACCTCTCGAGGCTGATTCCTGAACCCTGTTCCTGCGGCAGGACATCCCTCAGGATGCAGCGGATAACGGGAAGGACGGACGACATGCTCATCATCAGGGGAGTGAATGTCTTCCCCTCTCAGATAGAGCACGTGCTCATGAGCGTCGAAGGCGTCGAGCCCCATTATCAGATCATCGTTGACAGGGAAGGGTCCCTCGATGTCATGGAGGTCCAGGTGGAGGTGAGCGAGGATATCTTCTCCGATGAAGTCAAAGTCCTCGAACAACTCGGCAGACGCATCGAGCGGGAGATCAAAGACCTTCTCGGTGTTTCGTCCAAGGTCAAGCTTGTCGAGCCGAAGACCATTCAGAGGAGCGAGGGCAAGGCAACAAGGGTCATAGACAACCGGAGGATATAGGACGTAAAAGCTGACAATTCTGGTTCATGACTGAGAAGTGATAAAGGTGCGAGAGGAGGTCGTATGAAGGTCGAACAGATATCGATATTCCTTGAGAACAAATCGGGCAGGCTTGCCGATGTGGCGGGTGTTCTGGCGCGGGCGGGAATAAACATACGGGCCCTCTCTCTTGCAGATACCGCTGACTTCGGCATTCTGAGACTGATCGTTCATGACACCGAGAAGGCAAAGGTCGTACTCAAGGAGAACGGCTTTAGTGTCGGAAAGACCGAGGTCCTGGCTGTCGAGGTCGCAGACCGGCCCGGAGGGCTCGCGGAGATACTGAACGTCATGAAGGCTGAAGGAATAAACGTGGAATATATGTACGCCTTTGTCCGGAGGAGCGGCGGCAATGCCATCATCATATTCCGCTTTGATGAACTTGAGAAGGCGATCGATAGCCTGCAGAAGGCCGGGATCAAGATACTGAAGGGGGAGGAGGTCTACCCCCTGTAATCGCCGAAGACCCTGGAGACTGTGGCCCGGGACCAAACCCCTCTGATGCTGTTCTCATAACAGAACTTTTCAAACGGTAACCACTCGGACGAGTCGCCTCTTAACATTGCGGTGACCTAGAATGACAAGCATCCTCTGTACTTTTTCTGTAACCCTGCTATTATTGAAGAAGGAACCACTGAAAGGAAAAGGTCGTGGGACACAAGACGATACTATTATTAAGCCTCGTATCTTGTCTCTTGAGCGACCTTTACGGAAAGGAGATTGAGATGAGGATTTCAAGCGCAGCCTTCGGGCACAACGGACAGATACCGAAGAAATATACCTGTGATGGCAGTGATGTCAACCCGCCGCTTACGTTTGCAGAAATTCCGGCCGATGCACGATCCCTTGCCCTCATAGTTGATGACCCAGATGCCCCCATGGGCACATGGGTACATTGGGTTGTTTGGAACATAGACCCGGGGACCGCAGAGATAAAAGAGAACTCTGTCCCCAAGGGATCAGTGCAGGGCATGAATGATTTCAGGAAACACGACTACGGAGGCCCATGCCCGCCTTCCGGAATACACCGATATTTCTTCAAGCTCTATGCACTTGATACGACCCTGAATATCGGCGCGAGTGCAGGAAAGAGTGCCCTTGAATCATCAATGAAAGAACATATCGTTGCAAAAGCACAATTAATGGGGCTTTATGAAAGAAGCAGGTGAATGAAGCAAGTTCTTTTCACTTTGCAGATCGAATGAGAACAACTGTTCTTCCCGGGAACAAGCACACCAAATACAGTTGTCATGCTTGAACCTTTCAAACGGTAGCCACAGGACGAGTCGTCGAGCCTAGAAACCTTAGAAATGACACGTAAGCAGAGCTGCCGATAAGCCCGATTCTTGCTTCCAATCCGATGCCCATTTTCCGAGGTGTATCATTTATATATCTCGAGAATGCAGATGGGCTATACTATGAGCGGCCGGGAGCAACCAGGAATGCCAGACGGAAGGAAAGCGTGACCAGACCAAGAAGAAGATTACGGCTGATAGCGGGAGTTGCAGGAGTCCTTCTTGCGCTTATGCTGGTCGCTTCTCTCCTGGCGCCCCACTTCATTGATTCAGAGTCGGTACGGCAGAAGATAAAGGCGGCCGTATCCAAGAAAGTCCCCGGCACCGTGGATTTTCAGAAAATCGAAGTCTCGCTCTTCCCTCGTCCCACGGTAACCATCAGCAAGGCAAAGCTCTCTCTCCCCGGAAAGGCTGAAGGTACCATCGGATCGCTCAGGATATATCCTCAGATCATTCCGCTTTTCTCAGGAAAAGTCCGACTGTCGAGCATTCTCATTGAAGATGCTGTTGTGTCCCTTCGTCTTCCGGAAAGGAAGAAGGAGAAGACTCCCTTTTCGATTGCCGGTCTCGAAGGAGATCTATCGGAATTGATGAAGACACTTTCATCTGCTGCACCAAGGCTCCATATTGTGGTGGAAGGAGGCATGCTCAATCTCTTTGATGAAAAGATGCCTCTTTTTTCTTTCACTGACATCCATGGAGAGTCTGCGTTCCCGCCCGGTGAAAGTTCGCTCACCCTTGTCGGCGTCTCCAACATAGCAAAGGGTATCTCCCTCGGATTCCGTCTCGATCCAGGAACGTTTCAGGGAACTGGAACGTTCCATCTGACAGGTTTCAGACCTGAGACGCTCATCGATTATCTCTTCCCCGATGCCCATCTGCGCCTCGGCGAGTCAGAGGCGAACCTCAATCTCTCGGTGCAAATGCGGGGGTTCAAGGATGTGCGGGCGGAGGTGAGAAACTCACTGCCTCTCCTTACGGTGATCAAGAGAGGAGAGAAAATAGCTATGAAGGGGATCAGCACCCAGGCGCTCCTTGTCTTCAAGGACGGGAGTACCGAACTGACCCTTGATGAATTGAGGATCGAAGATCCTCAGCTTGACCTGCAGGGAAAGCTCCTTGCGAATGAATCTCCCGGCACCGTCAGTCTTGAAGTCGGAGGTACGATCAAGGACGTCCCCGCGCTCCGAAGGACGGCCCTTCCTCTGGCAGGAGAGGTGCCGGCGGTCCAGGGCGTTTTCAGTTATGTGAGAGGCGGTACAATTCCGATGATAACGTTTCGAAGCGAGGCCCGGGCCTTCGGTGATCTCGGCGGAACAGAGAATACCGTCTTGAAGGGACGTTTGGAAGACGGGGATATCTTTATCCCGGGGCCTCAACTCTCCCTCCGGGCTGTCAGTGGCGACTGTATCATTGTAAAGGGTGTACTGGAAGGAACGAATCTTGAGGGTCATTTTGGCCACTCCTTCCTGAACAAAGGGAAACTGAGGGTAGGCCTGAGGGGGGAAGATGCCCCGCTTCATCTCGAGA
This region includes:
- a CDS encoding YbhB/YbcL family Raf kinase inhibitor-like protein, with amino-acid sequence MRISSAAFGHNGQIPKKYTCDGSDVNPPLTFAEIPADARSLALIVDDPDAPMGTWVHWVVWNIDPGTAEIKENSVPKGSVQGMNDFRKHDYGGPCPPSGIHRYFFKLYALDTTLNIGASAGKSALESSMKEHIVAKAQLMGLYERSR
- a CDS encoding phenylacetate--CoA ligase, with product MIWNEEFETLPREALEALQLKRLKSLVERVYAAVPYYRSRMEESGVEPSDIKSLADLRKLPFTTKEDLRINYPFGLFAVPFERVVRIHASSGTTGKPTVVGYTRHDIESWAELMARTLSCGGAHQGDVVHNAYGYGLFTGGLGAHYGAEKLGAAVIPISGGNSKRQIMIMQDFGSTVLLCTPSYALNLADVMREMNVDPSSLKLRVGLFGAEPWSENMREEIEKKLGIKAIDMYGLSEVMGPGVASECIEEKRGLHVFEDVFIPEIIDPETGEPLPPGTPGELVFTTITKEAFPVIRYRTKDLSRLIPEPCSCGRTSLRMQRITGRTDDMLIIRGVNVFPSQIEHVLMSVEGVEPHYQIIVDREGSLDVMEVQVEVSEDIFSDEVKVLEQLGRRIEREIKDLLGVSSKVKLVEPKTIQRSEGKATRVIDNRRI
- a CDS encoding ACT domain-containing protein; translation: MKVEQISIFLENKSGRLADVAGVLARAGINIRALSLADTADFGILRLIVHDTEKAKVVLKENGFSVGKTEVLAVEVADRPGGLAEILNVMKAEGINVEYMYAFVRRSGGNAIIIFRFDELEKAIDSLQKAGIKILKGEEVYPL